From the genome of Streptomyces ficellus:
GCTCCAGGGGCACCGCGCCGGGGAGGTTGTCGATCCCGATGATCGGCAGCCCCTCGGCGGCCGCCCAGGCGGTCAGCGACTCGGTGTCCGGGTGGTGGCGCACATGCTGGTACCGGTCGGTGACCATGGCACCGCGCCGGTTCCAGCGCCGCCGCCCCACGATGTGGATCTGCCGCGCCAGGAACGCGTTCGCGGTGCGGACGACGGACCCGATGTTGAAGTCGTGGCCCCAGTTCTCCACGGCCACGTGGAAGTCGTGCCGCCGGGTGTCCAGGTCGGCGACGATCGCCTCGCGCCTCCAGTACCGGTACTGGTCGACGACGTTGCGCCGGTCGCCCCCGGCGAGGAGCTCGGGGTCGTACCGCTCGTCCTCCGGCCACGGCCGGGGGTGCGGGCCGACGCCGATCTCGGGGGCGTAGCCGTCGTCGTACTGCAGGGGGGTCTCGCTGGTCACCCCACGAGGGTACGGGGGGCCTCGTCCGTCTCGTCCTCGGTCGCCCGCCGCTGCCCCGGCGGCACCGCCCCGGAGCGGGGCAGCAGCCGCTCCCGGCCGCGCCGGACACGGGCGCCCAGCCAGACCAGGAAGACGGTCGGCAGGAAGACGGCG
Proteins encoded in this window:
- a CDS encoding TrmH family RNA methyltransferase, translating into MTSETPLQYDDGYAPEIGVGPHPRPWPEDERYDPELLAGGDRRNVVDQYRYWRREAIVADLDTRRHDFHVAVENWGHDFNIGSVVRTANAFLARQIHIVGRRRWNRRGAMVTDRYQHVRHHPDTESLTAWAAAEGLPIIGIDNLPGAVPLERTELPRRCVLLFGQEGPGLTEEARKHAAMVCSIAQFGSTRSINAGAAAAIAMHAWVQRYAEIPAPGA